DNA from Pontibacter deserti:
GGGCACAAAGGCTGGATTCGCCAAACGGAAAAGTATTGCGCATAAACCTGGATGGTTCTGTACCTGCTGATAACCCAATTAGTGGCAGCCCGATCTGGAGTTTTGGTCACCGTAATGCGCAAGGATTAGTTTTAGTAAATGGTAAACTATACAGCAGCGAACATGGCCCGGAAAAAGACGATGAAATCAACATCATTCAGAAAGGCAGGAATCATGGCTGGCCAAATGTAAACGGCTTCTGCGATGAAGAAAGTGAACAAAATTTCTGCGAAGAGAACGATGTGGTAGAGCCATTAAAAGCCTACACGCCAACTATAGCCGTTAGCGGCATGGATTACTATAACAACGGGCAGATTCCGCAATGGAAGAATTCACTGTTAGTAGCCACATTGAAGGATCAGACGCTATACCAGTTTAAACTAAACGATTCTGGTGATGAAATAACAGAAACAAACGAGTTCTACAGAAGCAAGTATGGCCGCCTGCGAGATATTTTGGTAGCACCAAACGGCAAAGTTTACCTCTGTACCAGTAACGGCTCAAATGATAAAATCATAGAAATTAGCCGCTCTAACTAACCGTTGAA
Protein-coding regions in this window:
- a CDS encoding PQQ-dependent sugar dehydrogenase, which produces MLKCFQSLLLLSLLFQFSCKDEDNNEEQPDPELPEAVLQDKVVTEGLTYPWELVWGADNAIWMTERGGKVSRINPETGAVTLVATIDDAESRGEGGLLGMALHPNFTSTPEVFVVYNYVTGGEYSEKVVKYRYNGTALTDPQVIFDGIGALGHHNGSRLVISTDLKLYITTGDAGSESWAQRLDSPNGKVLRINLDGSVPADNPISGSPIWSFGHRNAQGLVLVNGKLYSSEHGPEKDDEINIIQKGRNHGWPNVNGFCDEESEQNFCEENDVVEPLKAYTPTIAVSGMDYYNNGQIPQWKNSLLVATLKDQTLYQFKLNDSGDEITETNEFYRSKYGRLRDILVAPNGKVYLCTSNGSNDKIIEISRSN